In Spea bombifrons isolate aSpeBom1 chromosome 12, aSpeBom1.2.pri, whole genome shotgun sequence, the following proteins share a genomic window:
- the PHLDB1 gene encoding pleckstrin homology-like domain family B member 1 isoform X10 translates to MKALSRDVPSPSRKTHTHIQHTPLDFIDTGKGLKVQTEKPHLVSLGSGRLSTAITLLPLEEGRTTLGNGSTDISLQGPGVVAEHCYIENIQGILTLYPCGNPCSIDGIPVKKPVRLMQGCMICLGQSTFLRFNHPAEAHWMKTMIPASGRSPSAGSYPADSSTSLLNGSRDGGYQRSIPSHTSLVSSIEKNLQDIMDSLVLEGPATLGRKPSQPSSNQLSTLSNGGSRRCLLSPPTSPLSSSSGYDNTYLSPLSSPGSSLTSPSPGQDANTPTAPPVVPLRTSSFSHSLPRPVPTYGGSNLDLRSSRSTGGTSMISPPSPGAGSRMGGLSVPSSPLMGSKFHHQITDRPSSPFRQIAGPARSLPPESPRLGRRNLESMRELPPPSPSLPRRGATSSSKPVPDSPTRVPDSPRAIGRRRIGSASSPGSEDNLSTRQMRERSPSPSAFQEPPRRLTPAYSLGSLGTPSQSPRTQRKMSAPRERKNSISEISDNQEELLDYHRRQREERLREQEMERLERQRLETILNLCAEYSKTDETGSSPHLDELRAFPSLGGAEESSASLRTRRPSWESSRTPVLENAGNRMRARGEQNDEEMQREENSSTESTQHEQEDGGPTDNMDVLTLEEQRRQTLSRVDQLKSRVTELEGQLQESAREAEMEHALLQGEREAELSQLQQEQRMVQQLQDSLTTLENDIQKEKEKAREKLEQQRMEMQSVQLSHRDLQRQLHNCPEALREQVQCQLQRETEHLDTQMKLFEDLEFQQLEKESRLEEERETRTQQLLQSKGECQRSIAHRKERLAALELQANQIRIQAAQDSERLGQERSSALLQLHKEKEKLVHLERRYQAVTGRRGFSTGSAALREEYLCLSDVLRLYSSSPLVPAHPSLSSANLTADSEYITLDQLHDILEAMPAGPATSNTGADSTSCAVSPEGLLAVHLSSPSSSPSTSLEVDSPPSECLPVAPVPDSETCYTETVSIPSSSSSPPSSPPPLPAKVYSSRKTLQISRSRTEIEGGGTLPRMKTLSPASSHFSVATLGRSVSPKSAPLSQNGSGSLSRGLAVTLQDIQSKRQLALQQKADDLNREESLPSDVTGQQVIEEQRRRLAELKQRAAVEAHSQWESLHAVPHQAYPPIMHHSILHHQRNLHSRDDDPTHGYDTLSLESSDSLDTSVSTGNSACSPDNMSSASGLDMLKIEEMERMLLEAHAERARLVESREREVEVRRKALEDERRRREELERRLQNETAHRQRLVDKEVKMREKNFSQARPLTRYLPIRKEDFDLRSHIESSGHAVDACPHIILNEKMCRGFLTKMGGKIKSWKKRWFVFDRLKRTLSYYVDKHEAKLKGVIYFQAIEEVYYDHLRSAAKKGIFNLSLASQISDFLSVPLWKESPNPALTFCVKTHDRLYYMVAPSPEAMRIWMDVIVTGAEGYTQFMN, encoded by the exons GGTGCATGATCTGCCTGGGTCAGTCCACCTTCCTGAGATTTAACCACCCGGCCGAAGCTCACTGGATGAAAACCATGATTCCTGCATCCGGGAGGAGCCCTTCAGCAGGCTCATATCCCGCAG ATTCTTCCACGTCTTTGCTGAATGGGTCTCGTGATGGCGGGTACCAACGCAGCATCCCATCCCATACCTCGCTCGTAAGCTCTATTGAGAAAAATCTACAAGATATTATGGACTCATTAGTTCTAGAGGGACCAGCAACTCTGGGCAGGAAGCCCTCCCAGCCTTCCTCTAACCAGCTTTCCACTTTATCTAATGGAGGGAGCCGTCGTTGCCTGCTTTCACCACCCACTAGTCCTCTTTCCTCCAGCTCTGGCTATGACAACACATATCTTTCTCCATTGTCATCACCAGGTAGTAGTCTTACCAGCCCATCTCCAGGACAAGATGCAAACACTCCCACAGCTCCCCCAGTGGTGCCACTCCGAACGTCCAGCTTTAGTCACTCCCTACCACGTCCAGTGCCCACTTATGGTGGAAGCAACCTGGACTTACGTTCTTCACGTAGCACAGGAGGAACATCAATGATTAGTCCCCCGAGTCCTGGGGCAGGAAGTAGAATGGGTGGTCTCAGTGTGCCCAGCAGTCCACTAATGGGCAGCAAGTTCCATCACCAAATAACAGATCGCCCTTCCAGCCCTTTCAGACAGATAGCAGGACCAGCAAGGAGCCTGCCTCCAGAAAGTCCCCGGCTTGGACGCAGAAACCTGGAAAGCATGAGAGAGCTGCCCCCACCTAGCCCCTCCCTGCCGAGGAGAGGGGCTACAAGCTCTTCCAAACCTGTACCCGACAGTCCTACCAGAGTGCCTGACAGTCCCCGCGCCATTGGTCGACGTAGGATTGGTAGTGCCAGCTCTCCTGGCTCAGAGGATAATTTGTCTACAAGGCAAATGAGGGAACGAAGCCCATCACCATCTGCTTTCCAGGAGCCACCCCGACGGCTGACTCCGGCCTACAGTCTGGGGTCTCTTGGTACCCCTTCACAAAGCCCACGAACACAGAGAAAGATGTCTGCaccaagagaaagaaaaaatagcatCAGTGAGATCAGCGACAACCAAGAAGAACTGTTGGACTATCACAGGAGACAACGAGAGGAACGTTTAAGAGAGCAGGAGATGGAGAGATTG GAGCGCCAGAGGCTGGAGACCATCTTAAACCTGTGTGCCGAATACAGCAAGACTGACGAAACGGGGTCCTCTCCTCACTTGGATGAACTAAGGGCCTTCCCCTCACTTGGGGGCGCAGAGGAGTCGAGTGCATCTCTCCGCACACGGAGACCGTCATGGGAGAGCAGTAGGACCCCTGTGCTGGAGAACGCTGGGAACAGAATGCGAGCGCGAGGAGAGCAGAATGACGAGGAGATGCAAAGGGAAGAAAACAGCAGCACGGAGAGTACTCAGCAcgag CAGGAGGATGGCGGACCAACAGATAACATGGACGTGCTGACCCTGGAGGAGCAGCGCAGACAGACGCTGAGCCGTGTAGACCAGCTGAAGAGCAGAGTGACTGAACTAGAGGGACAGCTCCAGGAGAGCGCTAGAGAG GCGGAAATGGAACATGCTCTCCTACAGGGAGAACGGGAAGCTGAGCTCTCCCAGCTGCAGCAAGAGCAGAGGATGGTTCAGCAGCTGCAGGACAGCCTGACCACTCTAGAGAACGACATCcagaaagagaaggaaaag GCACGGGAAAAACTGGAGCAGCAGAGGATGGAAATGCAGAGCGTTCAGCTTTCTCACCGCGACCTGCAGAGGCAGCTCCATAACTGCCCCGAGGCTCTGCGGGAGCAGGTGCAGTGCCAGCTCCAACGG GAAACTGAGCACCTGGATACCCAGATGAAACTGTTTGAGGATCTGGAGTTCCAGCAGCTAGAGAAGGAGAGCCGTTTGGAGGAAGAACGTGAGACCAGGACTCAACAATTATTACAGAGCAAGGGAGAGTGTCAGAGGAGCATAGCCCACAGGAAG GAGCGCTTGGCTGCTTTGGAGCTCCAGGCAAATCAGATCCGTATTCAGGCTGCACAGGATTCTGAACGTCTCGGGCAGGAAAGGAGTTCAGCACTACTGCAACTACACAAG GAAAAGGAGAAGTTGGTTCATTTGGAACGACGATACCAAGCTGTGACTGGGCGCCGGGGATTCTCCACTGGGTCTGCAGCTCTCAGAGAG GAATACCTGTGCCTCTCTGACGTTCTGCGCTTGTACAGCTCTTCACCTCTTGTTCCTGCACACCCTTCCCTTTCTTCTGCAAATCTTACTGCTGACTCTGAG TATATCACTTTAGACCAGCTACATGATATCCTGGAGGCCATGCCTGCTGGCCCGGCCACCTCCAACACCGGTGCAGATTCTACCTCTTGTGCCGTTTCCCCAGAGGGTCTACTCGCTGTTCATCTCTCCTCTCCAtcctcctctccctccaccTCTCTGGAG GTGGATTCTCCACCTTCTGAGTGTCTCCCCGTAGCTCCCGTTCCTGATTCAGAGACTTGTTACACGGAAACTGTGTCCATcccttcttcctcctcttctcctccttcttcccctcctcctctccctgccaaAGTTTACTCGTCCCGTAAAACCCTGCAG ATTTCACGCTCCCGGACAGAAATTGAAGGTGGAGGCACACTTCCGCGCATGAAAACATTGTCTCCTGCTTCTTCTCACTTCTCAGTCGCCACACTTGGAAGAAGTGTATCCCCAAAG AGTGCACCTCTGTCACAGAACGGCTCCGGCAGCCTTTCTCGTGGGCTTGCAGTTACTCTACAGGACATTCAGAGCAAGAGACAGCTCGCGTTACAGCAAAAAG CAGATGATCTGAACAGAGAGGAGTCTCTTCCATCTGATGTCACAG GCCAGCAAGTTATAGAGGAGCAGCGCCGGCGCCTTGCAGAGTTGAAACAGCGTGCAGCTGTTGAGGCCCACTCTCAGTGGGAGTCACTTCACGCGGTGCCCCATCAAGCATACCCACCCATCATGCACCACTCTATTCTACACCACCAGAGAAACCTTCATTCACGAGATGATGATCCCACGCATGGCTATGATACCCTAAGCCTGGAGAGTTCCGACAGTCTAGACACCAGTGTATCCACTGGGAATTCTGCATGTTCGCCGGATAACATGTCAAG TGCGAGTGGTTTGGATATGCTGAAGATCGAGGAGATGGAGAGAATGCTCCTTGAAGCTCATGCTGAGAGAGCGCGACTTGTAGAGTCCAGG GAGCGTGAAGTAGAAGTCCGCCGGAAAGCACTGGAAGatgagaggaggaggagagaagagctGGAAAGACGTCTGCAAAACGAGACAGCGCATCGGCAAAGGCTGGTGGATAAAGAAGTGAAGATGAGAGAGAAAAATTTCTCACAG GCTCGTCCTCTGACCCGCTACCTTCCTATCCGGAAGGAAGATTTTGACCTTCGTTCTCACATTGAGTCTTCAGGCCATGCAGTTGACGCATGTCCTCACATCATCTTGAATGAGAAGATGTGCCGTGGCTTTCTGACCAAGATGGGTGGCAAGATCAAATCATGGAAGAAACGTTGGTTTGTGTTTGATCGTCTTAAACGCACCCTGTCCTACTATGTTG ATAAACATGAGGCAAAGCTGAAAGGTGTTATCTACTTCCAAGCAATAGAGGAAGTTTACTATGACCACCTGAGGAGTGCAGCCAAG AAAGGAATTTTTAATCTCAGCCTGGCATCT CAGATATCCGATTTTCTCTCTGTGCCCCTGTGGAAGGAG AGTCCCAACCCGGCGCTTACGTTCTGCGTCAAGACGCACGACCGGCTGTATTACATGGTAGCTCCGTCGCCCGAAGCCATGAGGATTTGGATGGATGTTATTGTGACTGGGGCTGAGGGTTACACACAGTTCATGAATTAA
- the PHLDB1 gene encoding pleckstrin homology-like domain family B member 1 isoform X15, with product MICLGQSTFLRFNHPAEAHWMKTMIPASGRSPSAGSYPADSSTSLLNGSRDGGYQRSIPSHTSLVSSIEKNLQDIMDSLVLEGPATLGRKPSQPSSNQLSTLSNGGSRRCLLSPPTSPLSSSSGYDNTYLSPLSSPGSSLTSPSPGQDANTPTAPPVVPLRTSSFSHSLPRPVPTYGGSNLDLRSSRSTGGTSMISPPSPGAGSRMGGLSVPSSPLMGSKFHHQITDRPSSPFRQIAGPARSLPPESPRLGRRNLESMRELPPPSPSLPRRGATSSSKPVPDSPTRVPDSPRAIGRRRIGSASSPGSEDNLSTRQMRERSPSPSAFQEPPRRLTPAYSLGSLGTPSQSPRTQRKMSAPRERKNSISEISDNQEELLDYHRRQREERLREQEMERLERQRLETILNLCAEYSKTDETGSSPHLDELRAFPSLGGAEESSASLRTRRPSWESSRTPVLENAGNRMRARGEQNDEEMQREENSSTESTQHEQEDGGPTDNMDVLTLEEQRRQTLSRVDQLKSRVTELEGQLQESAREAEMEHALLQGEREAELSQLQQEQRMVQQLQDSLTTLENDIQKEKEKAREKLEQQRMEMQSVQLSHRDLQRQLHNCPEALREQVQCQLQRETEHLDTQMKLFEDLEFQQLEKESRLEEERETRTQQLLQSKGECQRSIAHRKERLAALELQANQIRIQAAQDSERLGQERSSALLQLHKEKEKLVHLERRYQAVTGRRGFSTGSAALREEYLCLSDVLRLYSSSPLVPAHPSLSSANLTADSEYITLDQLHDILEAMPAGPATSNTGADSTSCAVSPEGLLAVHLSSPSSSPSTSLEVDSPPSECLPVAPVPDSETCYTETVSIPSSSSSPPSSPPPLPAKVYSSRKTLQISRSRTEIEGGGTLPRMKTLSPASSHFSVATLGRSVSPKSAPLSQNGSGSLSRGLAVTLQDIQSKRQLALQQKADDLNREESLPSDVTGQQVIEEQRRRLAELKQRAAVEAHSQWESLHAVPHQAYPPIMHHSILHHQRNLHSRDDDPTHGYDTLSLESSDSLDTSVSTGNSACSPDNMSSASGLDMLKIEEMERMLLEAHAERARLVESREREVEVRRKALEDERRRREELERRLQNETAHRQRLVDKEVKMREKNFSQARPLTRYLPIRKEDFDLRSHIESSGHAVDACPHIILNEKMCRGFLTKMGGKIKSWKKRWFVFDRLKRTLSYYVDKHEAKLKGVIYFQAIEEVYYDHLRSAAKKGIFNLSLASQISDFLSVPLWKESPNPALTFCVKTHDRLYYMVAPSPEAMRIWMDVIVTGAEGYTQFMN from the exons ATGATCTGCCTGGGTCAGTCCACCTTCCTGAGATTTAACCACCCGGCCGAAGCTCACTGGATGAAAACCATGATTCCTGCATCCGGGAGGAGCCCTTCAGCAGGCTCATATCCCGCAG ATTCTTCCACGTCTTTGCTGAATGGGTCTCGTGATGGCGGGTACCAACGCAGCATCCCATCCCATACCTCGCTCGTAAGCTCTATTGAGAAAAATCTACAAGATATTATGGACTCATTAGTTCTAGAGGGACCAGCAACTCTGGGCAGGAAGCCCTCCCAGCCTTCCTCTAACCAGCTTTCCACTTTATCTAATGGAGGGAGCCGTCGTTGCCTGCTTTCACCACCCACTAGTCCTCTTTCCTCCAGCTCTGGCTATGACAACACATATCTTTCTCCATTGTCATCACCAGGTAGTAGTCTTACCAGCCCATCTCCAGGACAAGATGCAAACACTCCCACAGCTCCCCCAGTGGTGCCACTCCGAACGTCCAGCTTTAGTCACTCCCTACCACGTCCAGTGCCCACTTATGGTGGAAGCAACCTGGACTTACGTTCTTCACGTAGCACAGGAGGAACATCAATGATTAGTCCCCCGAGTCCTGGGGCAGGAAGTAGAATGGGTGGTCTCAGTGTGCCCAGCAGTCCACTAATGGGCAGCAAGTTCCATCACCAAATAACAGATCGCCCTTCCAGCCCTTTCAGACAGATAGCAGGACCAGCAAGGAGCCTGCCTCCAGAAAGTCCCCGGCTTGGACGCAGAAACCTGGAAAGCATGAGAGAGCTGCCCCCACCTAGCCCCTCCCTGCCGAGGAGAGGGGCTACAAGCTCTTCCAAACCTGTACCCGACAGTCCTACCAGAGTGCCTGACAGTCCCCGCGCCATTGGTCGACGTAGGATTGGTAGTGCCAGCTCTCCTGGCTCAGAGGATAATTTGTCTACAAGGCAAATGAGGGAACGAAGCCCATCACCATCTGCTTTCCAGGAGCCACCCCGACGGCTGACTCCGGCCTACAGTCTGGGGTCTCTTGGTACCCCTTCACAAAGCCCACGAACACAGAGAAAGATGTCTGCaccaagagaaagaaaaaatagcatCAGTGAGATCAGCGACAACCAAGAAGAACTGTTGGACTATCACAGGAGACAACGAGAGGAACGTTTAAGAGAGCAGGAGATGGAGAGATTG GAGCGCCAGAGGCTGGAGACCATCTTAAACCTGTGTGCCGAATACAGCAAGACTGACGAAACGGGGTCCTCTCCTCACTTGGATGAACTAAGGGCCTTCCCCTCACTTGGGGGCGCAGAGGAGTCGAGTGCATCTCTCCGCACACGGAGACCGTCATGGGAGAGCAGTAGGACCCCTGTGCTGGAGAACGCTGGGAACAGAATGCGAGCGCGAGGAGAGCAGAATGACGAGGAGATGCAAAGGGAAGAAAACAGCAGCACGGAGAGTACTCAGCAcgag CAGGAGGATGGCGGACCAACAGATAACATGGACGTGCTGACCCTGGAGGAGCAGCGCAGACAGACGCTGAGCCGTGTAGACCAGCTGAAGAGCAGAGTGACTGAACTAGAGGGACAGCTCCAGGAGAGCGCTAGAGAG GCGGAAATGGAACATGCTCTCCTACAGGGAGAACGGGAAGCTGAGCTCTCCCAGCTGCAGCAAGAGCAGAGGATGGTTCAGCAGCTGCAGGACAGCCTGACCACTCTAGAGAACGACATCcagaaagagaaggaaaag GCACGGGAAAAACTGGAGCAGCAGAGGATGGAAATGCAGAGCGTTCAGCTTTCTCACCGCGACCTGCAGAGGCAGCTCCATAACTGCCCCGAGGCTCTGCGGGAGCAGGTGCAGTGCCAGCTCCAACGG GAAACTGAGCACCTGGATACCCAGATGAAACTGTTTGAGGATCTGGAGTTCCAGCAGCTAGAGAAGGAGAGCCGTTTGGAGGAAGAACGTGAGACCAGGACTCAACAATTATTACAGAGCAAGGGAGAGTGTCAGAGGAGCATAGCCCACAGGAAG GAGCGCTTGGCTGCTTTGGAGCTCCAGGCAAATCAGATCCGTATTCAGGCTGCACAGGATTCTGAACGTCTCGGGCAGGAAAGGAGTTCAGCACTACTGCAACTACACAAG GAAAAGGAGAAGTTGGTTCATTTGGAACGACGATACCAAGCTGTGACTGGGCGCCGGGGATTCTCCACTGGGTCTGCAGCTCTCAGAGAG GAATACCTGTGCCTCTCTGACGTTCTGCGCTTGTACAGCTCTTCACCTCTTGTTCCTGCACACCCTTCCCTTTCTTCTGCAAATCTTACTGCTGACTCTGAG TATATCACTTTAGACCAGCTACATGATATCCTGGAGGCCATGCCTGCTGGCCCGGCCACCTCCAACACCGGTGCAGATTCTACCTCTTGTGCCGTTTCCCCAGAGGGTCTACTCGCTGTTCATCTCTCCTCTCCAtcctcctctccctccaccTCTCTGGAG GTGGATTCTCCACCTTCTGAGTGTCTCCCCGTAGCTCCCGTTCCTGATTCAGAGACTTGTTACACGGAAACTGTGTCCATcccttcttcctcctcttctcctccttcttcccctcctcctctccctgccaaAGTTTACTCGTCCCGTAAAACCCTGCAG ATTTCACGCTCCCGGACAGAAATTGAAGGTGGAGGCACACTTCCGCGCATGAAAACATTGTCTCCTGCTTCTTCTCACTTCTCAGTCGCCACACTTGGAAGAAGTGTATCCCCAAAG AGTGCACCTCTGTCACAGAACGGCTCCGGCAGCCTTTCTCGTGGGCTTGCAGTTACTCTACAGGACATTCAGAGCAAGAGACAGCTCGCGTTACAGCAAAAAG CAGATGATCTGAACAGAGAGGAGTCTCTTCCATCTGATGTCACAG GCCAGCAAGTTATAGAGGAGCAGCGCCGGCGCCTTGCAGAGTTGAAACAGCGTGCAGCTGTTGAGGCCCACTCTCAGTGGGAGTCACTTCACGCGGTGCCCCATCAAGCATACCCACCCATCATGCACCACTCTATTCTACACCACCAGAGAAACCTTCATTCACGAGATGATGATCCCACGCATGGCTATGATACCCTAAGCCTGGAGAGTTCCGACAGTCTAGACACCAGTGTATCCACTGGGAATTCTGCATGTTCGCCGGATAACATGTCAAG TGCGAGTGGTTTGGATATGCTGAAGATCGAGGAGATGGAGAGAATGCTCCTTGAAGCTCATGCTGAGAGAGCGCGACTTGTAGAGTCCAGG GAGCGTGAAGTAGAAGTCCGCCGGAAAGCACTGGAAGatgagaggaggaggagagaagagctGGAAAGACGTCTGCAAAACGAGACAGCGCATCGGCAAAGGCTGGTGGATAAAGAAGTGAAGATGAGAGAGAAAAATTTCTCACAG GCTCGTCCTCTGACCCGCTACCTTCCTATCCGGAAGGAAGATTTTGACCTTCGTTCTCACATTGAGTCTTCAGGCCATGCAGTTGACGCATGTCCTCACATCATCTTGAATGAGAAGATGTGCCGTGGCTTTCTGACCAAGATGGGTGGCAAGATCAAATCATGGAAGAAACGTTGGTTTGTGTTTGATCGTCTTAAACGCACCCTGTCCTACTATGTTG ATAAACATGAGGCAAAGCTGAAAGGTGTTATCTACTTCCAAGCAATAGAGGAAGTTTACTATGACCACCTGAGGAGTGCAGCCAAG AAAGGAATTTTTAATCTCAGCCTGGCATCT CAGATATCCGATTTTCTCTCTGTGCCCCTGTGGAAGGAG AGTCCCAACCCGGCGCTTACGTTCTGCGTCAAGACGCACGACCGGCTGTATTACATGGTAGCTCCGTCGCCCGAAGCCATGAGGATTTGGATGGATGTTATTGTGACTGGGGCTGAGGGTTACACACAGTTCATGAATTAA